AATCAATAGCTCCCTTTTTGTTTAAGAAAAAATCTTTTTTAATTTATCACGATTTAAAATTGTTATACTTCCTCTTGAAAGAGAGATAATCCCTTCATTTTGGAAATATTTTAACATACGAGAAACAACTTCTCTAGCACTATTTACATCCTTAGCTATATCTTCATGAGTAAGATTAATAGTATCACTATCTTGCTCAAAAAGATATCTAGCCAATCTCTTATCAAAACTCATAAAAAGAATTTGTTCCATAGCCCACATTGTTTCAGAAAAACTTTTGTTGATAATATCAGTAGTAAAAGCCTCAACAGCTATATTACTATTTTTTATCTCTTTAAAAGCAGAGGCAGATATTTTTATAATTTCAACATCTGTTATAGCATCTACATAGATACTAAAAGTTATATTTTTAAGAATACAAGAAGCTGATAAAATACATACTTCATTTTCATTTAATCTATATAAAGTAATCTCCTTACCCTCTTCAGAGAGAATATATACTCTCAATTGCCCTTTTATTACTAAGAGAACACCAGTACACTCGGTAGAATCGTGTATTATCTCATTTTTTTTGTATTTTAAAATTTCACTATTATTAAGTAATAGATTTTTTTCTTTTGATGATAACTTATTCCAAAATGGAAAATTTTGAGAAAAATAGAGTTCTAGCATTTTTTAACCCCCATAAATTTGAAATATTTTATATATTATAACATAGATACAACTTAAAATAAATTTGCTATAATATAAAAAAAGGAGGAGCAATGAAGAAAAAAATATTGATTATAGAAGATGAAATAGATTTAATAAAAGTTTTAAAGGATACATTTGAAAAGGAAAATTTTCAAGTATTTTGTGCAGAAGATGGAGAAGATGGGATAGAAAAATTTTATGAAAAAAATCCAGATCTTATTTTATTAGATATAAATATGCCGAAGAAAAATGGTTGGGAAGTTTGTAGTGAAGTGAGAAAACAATCAAATATTCCTATTATAATGATGACTGCTAGGGATTCAGAGATAGATGAGTTAAAAGGATTAAATATTGGGGCAGATGACTATATAACAAAGCCTTTTAGCTTAAAAGTGTTAATAGTAAAAGTAAAGAAAATATTAAAAATAGATGAGAAAAGCAGTT
The Fusobacterium varium DNA segment above includes these coding regions:
- a CDS encoding response regulator transcription factor; this translates as MKKKILIIEDEIDLIKVLKDTFEKENFQVFCAEDGEDGIEKFYEKNPDLILLDINMPKKNGWEVCSEVRKQSNIPIIMMTARDSEIDELKGLNIGADDYITKPFSLKVLIVKVKKILKIDEKSSYKIDGVYFDFKSGELKIDDKDIELTRREIQFLEYIIKNKGIIFSREQLLNDVWGFDFEGDDRVVDTLVKRVRKKLGAYSDMIKTVRGMGYIFDEIKN
- a CDS encoding Crp/Fnr family transcriptional regulator yields the protein MLELYFSQNFPFWNKLSSKEKNLLLNNSEILKYKKNEIIHDSTECTGVLLVIKGQLRVYILSEEGKEITLYRLNENEVCILSASCILKNITFSIYVDAITDVEIIKISASAFKEIKNSNIAVEAFTTDIINKSFSETMWAMEQILFMSFDKRLARYLFEQDSDTINLTHEDIAKDVNSAREVVSRMLKYFQNEGIISLSRGSITILNRDKLKKIFS